In Colwellia sp. PAMC 20917, a single genomic region encodes these proteins:
- a CDS encoding rod shape-determining protein, translated as MFKKLRGMFSNDLSIDLGTANTLIYVKDQGIVLNEPSVVAIRQDRSGGSKSVAAVGSAAKQMLGRTPGNIEAIRPMKDGVIANFFVTEKMLQYFIKQVHSNNFLRPSPRVLVCVPCGSTQVERRAIRESALGAGAREVYLIDEPMAAAIGAGMPVSEATGSMVVDIGGGTTEVGIISLNGVVYSSSVRIGGDKFDDAIINYVRRNFGSLIGEATAERIKHEIGSAYPGEEVLEIEVRGRNLAEGVPRSFTLNSNEILEALQEPLTGIVSAIMVALEQAPPELASDISERGMVLTGGGALLRDLDRLLMEETGIPVVVADDPLTCVALGGGKALEMIDMHGGDLFSYE; from the coding sequence ATGTTTAAAAAATTACGCGGCATGTTTTCTAATGATTTATCAATAGATTTAGGAACGGCGAACACTCTTATTTATGTAAAAGACCAAGGCATCGTTTTGAATGAGCCTTCGGTGGTTGCTATTCGCCAAGACCGCTCTGGTGGTTCAAAAAGTGTAGCCGCAGTAGGTTCTGCTGCAAAACAAATGCTGGGCAGAACGCCAGGTAATATTGAAGCTATTCGCCCAATGAAAGATGGTGTTATCGCTAACTTTTTTGTTACTGAAAAAATGCTGCAATACTTTATTAAACAAGTTCACAGTAATAATTTTTTACGCCCAAGTCCTCGTGTACTTGTTTGTGTTCCTTGCGGCTCTACTCAAGTTGAACGTCGCGCTATTCGTGAGTCTGCACTTGGTGCTGGCGCCCGTGAAGTTTATCTTATTGACGAACCAATGGCTGCGGCTATTGGTGCAGGTATGCCAGTTTCAGAAGCTACAGGTTCGATGGTAGTTGATATTGGTGGTGGTACCACTGAAGTCGGTATTATTTCATTGAACGGTGTGGTTTATTCTTCTTCTGTACGTATCGGTGGCGATAAGTTTGACGATGCCATTATCAATTACGTACGTCGTAACTTTGGTAGTTTAATTGGCGAAGCAACCGCTGAGCGTATTAAACATGAAATTGGTTCAGCCTACCCAGGTGAAGAAGTATTAGAAATTGAAGTACGTGGCCGTAACTTAGCTGAAGGTGTTCCTCGTAGTTTTACGTTGAACAGCAATGAAATATTAGAAGCACTACAAGAACCACTAACCGGCATTGTTAGTGCTATTATGGTTGCTTTAGAGCAAGCGCCACCAGAACTAGCCTCTGACATTTCAGAACGTGGTATGGTACTTACTGGTGGTGGTGCATTATTACGTGACTTGGATCGTTTATTAATGGAAGAAACGGGCATTCCTGTTGTCGTTGCTGATGATCCACTTACGTGTGTGGCACTCGGTGGTGGTAAAGCGCTTGAGATGATTGATATGCACGGCGGCGATTTATTCTCTTATGAATAA